A section of the Sebastes fasciatus isolate fSebFas1 chromosome 5, fSebFas1.pri, whole genome shotgun sequence genome encodes:
- the rnf11b gene encoding RING finger protein 11b — protein MGNCLKSPTSDDISLLHESQSDRASYGDGADPDLEPPPPYQEQIHVPVYHPTPSQARLATQLTEEEQIRIAQRIGLIQHLPKGVYDPGRDGSEKKIRECVICMMDFVYGDPIRFLPCMHIYHMDCIDDWLMRSFTCPSCMEPVDAALLSSYETN, from the exons atggGAAACTGTCTGAAATCTCCCACCTCGGATGATATTTCTTTGCTTCATGAATCCCAATCGGACCGAGCCAGCTACGGAGACGGTGCCGACCCAGACCTGGAGCCACCGCCCCCCTATCAG GAGCAGATCCATGTGCCTGTCTACCACCCAACGCCCAGCCAAGCCCGACTGGCCACTCAGCtgacagaggaggagcagatTCGGATCGCCCAGCGAATCGGACTCATCCAGCACCTCCCGAAGGGCGTGTACGACCCGGGGCGGGATGGCTCTGAGAAGAAGATCAGAGA GTGCGTCATCTGTATGATGGACTTTGTGTACGGAGACCCCATCCGGTTCCTGCCCTGCATGCACATCTACCACATGGACTGCATAGACGACTGGCTGATGAGATCCTTCACCTGCCCCTCCTGCATGGAGCCTGTGGACGCCGCGCTGCTTTCCTCCTACGAGaccaactga
- the ttc39a gene encoding tetratricopeptide repeat protein 39A isoform X2: MKMSGEEETLSNGCSRSDLTLALEDCMVALDLFLRNDFEEAQTRLRCRSKDSMYHALNYATILEMQAMMTFDPQHILTAGNTMKEAQAICQRHRKKSSFSKNFTEEELHAEVCYAECLLQRAALTFLQDENMISFIKGGIKVRNSYQTYKELHTVLQSSGYSHGDNHGHFEGGVKLGVGAFNLMISMLPTRTLKLLEFVGFSGNKEFGLQQLLEGSAESTFRSFLCNMLLLCYHTFMSFILGTGEGDVEDAEKLLQPYLKKYPKGSIFLFFAGRIEEIKGNLDAAIMRFEECCEAQQQWKQFHHMCYWELMWCFTYKRHWKMAYFYADLLSKENTWSKATYAYMKAAYLSMLTEDDCLTFGETALTLFRQVPGLKQKIAGKSLPTEKFAIRKARRYLAEKPIPLPAPPLEMMYIWNGYTVIGKHKDLTEGMLKTLEEAQANLESSPRSEFTIDDQCLISLLKGLCLKHLGHQEEAEHYFTLVLCNETQIKYDHYLVPNALLENGLLCLEQGRTAEAVRLLETAKQNYKNYSMESRTHFRIQAALHKAKGAGAGVGAGENGINVPTSP; encoded by the exons GTGCTCGCGGTCAGACCTGACGCTGGCTCTGGAGGACTGCATGGTAGCCCTGGATCTGTTCCTCAGAAACGACTTTGAGGAAGCGCAAACCCGGCTTAGATGCAG AAGCAAAGACAGCATGTACCACGCCCTGAACTATGCCACCATACTGGAGATGCAGGCCatgatgacctttgacccccaaCACATCCTGACTGCAGGAAACACCATGAAGGAGGCCCAGGCCATCTGTCAGCG GCACCGCAAGAAGTCGAGCTTCTCCAAAAACTTCACAGAAG AGGAGCTCCACGCCGAGGTGTGCTACGCCGAGTGTCTCCTGCAGAGGGCAGCACTCACCTTCCTTCAG GATGAAAACATGATCAGTTTCATCAAAGGGGGAATCAAAGTGAGGAACAGCTACCAGACATACAA AGAGCTTCACACAGTCCTCCAGTCCTCTGGATACTCTCACGGTGACAACCACGGACATTTTGAGGGTGGCGTTAAACTGGGAGTAGGAGCCTTTAATCTA ATGATTTCCATGTTGCCCACGCGGACGCTGAAGCTGCTGGAGTTTGTCGGTTTCTCTGGTAATAAG gAGTTTGGTCTTCAGCAGCTTCTGGAGGGCTCTGCAGAAAGCACATTCAGGTCATTCCTGTGTAACATGCTGCTGCTCTGTTATCACACCTTCATGAGCTTCATACTAG GCACTGGAGAAGGAGACGTTGAAGATGCAGAGAAACTGCTGCAGCCATATCTCAAAAAATATCCGAAG GGATCCATCTTCTTGTTCTTCGCTGGTCGAATAGAGGAGATCAAAGGCAACCTGGATGCT GCTATCATGCGTTTTGAGGAGTGCTGCGAGGCTCAGCAGCAGTGGAAGCAGTTCCACCACATGTGTTACTGGGAGCTGATGTGGTGCTTCACGTACAAGAGGCACTGGAAGATGGCCTACTTTTACGCCGACCTGCTCAGCAAGGAGAACACCTGGTCCAAG GCTACCTATGCGTATATGAAAGCAGCCTACCTCAGCATGCTGACTGAGGATGACTGCCTAACCTTCGGGGAGACTGCGCTCACTCTTTTCAG GCAGGTCCCAGGGCTGAAGCAGAAAATAGCGGGGAAATCTTTACCAACAGAGAAGTTTGCTATCAGGAAAGCCCGTCGCTACCTTGCAGAAAAACCcattcctcttcctgctcctccacTG GAGATGATGTACATCTGGAACGGCTACACAGTCATTGGCAAACACAAAGACCTGACTGAAGGCATGCTGAAAACACTGGAGGAGGCACAGGCTAATCTCGAGAGCAGCCCAA gGTCTGAGTTCACCATAGATGATCAGTGTCTGATCAGCCTCTTGAAGGGACTGTGTCTCAAACACCTGGGGCATCAAGAGGAAGCCGAACACTACTTTACCCTCGTCCTCTGCAA TGAGACTCAGATCAAGTACGACCACTACCTGGTTCCTAATGCCCTGCTGGAGAACGGCCTGCTGTGTCTGGAGCAAGGCAGGACAGCCGAAGCTGTCAGACTCCTAGAAACCGCAAA GCAAAACTACAAAAACTACTCGATGGAATCACGGACACACTTCCGTATTCAGGCTGCTCTGCACAAGGCCAAGGGCGCGGGCGCAGGAGTGGGCGCGGGGGAGAACGGTATCAATGTTCCCACCAGCCCAtaa